The proteins below come from a single uncultured Dethiosulfovibrio sp. genomic window:
- a CDS encoding GDP-L-fucose synthase: MRIYVAGHRGMAGSAIVRALKDRGAKDIITKTHGELDLLDQRATDNFFRANRPEVVILAAARVGGIGANMADPYGFLYENLQIQNNVINGAAANGVKKLVFLGSSCIYPRECPQPMKEEYLLTGPLEPTNEGYALAKIAGLRLIQYLSTQQGIKGLSVMPCNLYGPGDSFHPDHSHVIAALVRRFVEAKREKAPTITLWGTGSARREFLHVDDMARAVTLLMEVWDSPEIINLGSGEDISIKGLAEEIKKAVAYDGEILWDSSKPDGMPIKRLDVSKLKGLGFEPRIPLSEGIAQMIDQYEKLREERQSGV; the protein is encoded by the coding sequence TTGAGGATATACGTAGCTGGTCACAGAGGGATGGCAGGCAGCGCCATCGTCCGAGCCCTTAAAGACCGAGGAGCTAAAGACATAATAACCAAAACCCACGGAGAGCTGGACCTGCTGGACCAAAGAGCCACCGATAACTTCTTTCGAGCCAACCGCCCCGAAGTGGTTATCCTGGCCGCCGCCAGAGTCGGAGGAATAGGGGCCAACATGGCGGACCCCTACGGATTCCTCTACGAAAACCTCCAGATCCAGAACAACGTCATAAACGGAGCGGCCGCCAACGGCGTTAAAAAACTGGTCTTCCTGGGAAGCTCCTGCATATACCCCAGGGAATGCCCTCAGCCCATGAAAGAGGAATACCTCCTCACAGGCCCATTGGAGCCTACCAACGAAGGCTACGCCCTAGCTAAAATAGCGGGCCTCCGGCTCATCCAGTACCTTAGCACACAACAGGGCATAAAGGGCCTGTCCGTCATGCCCTGCAACCTCTACGGCCCGGGAGACAGTTTCCACCCAGATCACTCCCACGTTATCGCCGCCCTGGTCAGGCGATTCGTCGAGGCGAAGAGGGAAAAGGCCCCCACCATAACCCTGTGGGGGACCGGCAGCGCCAGACGGGAGTTTCTCCACGTCGACGACATGGCCAGGGCGGTGACTCTCCTCATGGAAGTATGGGACAGCCCGGAGATAATCAACCTAGGCAGCGGAGAGGACATATCCATAAAGGGCCTGGCGGAGGAGATCAAAAAAGCGGTCGCCTACGACGGAGAGATACTATGGGACTCCTCCAAACCCGACGGAATGCCAATAAAACGGCTGGACGTCTCGAAACTGAAAGGACTGGGCTTCGAGCCCCGAATACCTTTAAGCGAGGGGATCGCCCAGATGATAGACCAATACGAAAAGCTGAGAGAGGAGAGACAAAGCGGTGTATAA
- a CDS encoding ELM1/GtrOC1 family putative glycosyltransferase, translated as MNTDMTDKIALVVILSDGIRGHLFQSRGIAHWIEALCGAKVIELEVPLYRGWKRAWILKAMGKVLARGDRLTARHWLGWTGEEGQDILDSYRLAMDGLNVDGGRTMVLSTGSSAAPFCLALARIMGGKSCTVMTPSMIGTDSFDYAVVPSHDGEPERALITLGAPNSVTEEKMEAGALELFSLYPPKGEGEKWGLLVGGDDQNYQIDPYWADMTIGVMLRIAEEKGVSLYITTSRRTSPEAEAKIKEVCKGSEKVSMVLLASEDDFNPVPGILGGCQRVFCTEDSVSMISEAATSGTRTYLLRVGRKRGWRKVLQDITIKLVEWKALNEKHLWGAPRFDRMIDRFQERGLLTEMPSDVMAWRPMLDRPAGLSIDFNEAQRAARWIVENWR; from the coding sequence ATGAATACCGACATGACCGATAAAATTGCGCTTGTGGTGATCCTCTCCGACGGGATCAGGGGACATCTGTTCCAGAGCAGAGGTATAGCCCATTGGATAGAGGCCCTTTGCGGTGCAAAGGTGATAGAGTTGGAAGTCCCCCTATACAGGGGCTGGAAAAGGGCTTGGATACTGAAGGCTATGGGGAAAGTGCTGGCCCGGGGAGACCGGCTGACCGCCAGACACTGGCTGGGCTGGACCGGTGAGGAAGGCCAGGACATACTGGACTCCTACCGACTGGCCATGGACGGCCTGAACGTGGATGGCGGAAGGACCATGGTCCTGTCCACCGGAAGCTCCGCCGCCCCCTTCTGCCTCGCTCTGGCGAGGATTATGGGAGGTAAAAGCTGCACCGTCATGACCCCCTCTATGATAGGGACCGACTCCTTCGATTACGCCGTGGTCCCCTCTCACGACGGAGAACCCGAGAGGGCCCTCATCACCTTAGGGGCTCCTAACTCGGTTACGGAGGAAAAGATGGAGGCTGGAGCTCTGGAGCTATTCTCCCTATACCCTCCGAAAGGAGAGGGGGAAAAGTGGGGCCTCCTCGTAGGCGGAGACGACCAGAACTATCAGATCGATCCATACTGGGCGGACATGACCATCGGCGTGATGCTTCGGATAGCCGAGGAAAAAGGGGTATCCCTTTACATCACTACCTCTCGCAGGACCTCCCCTGAGGCGGAGGCAAAGATCAAAGAGGTCTGTAAGGGAAGCGAAAAGGTGTCTATGGTCCTCCTGGCCTCGGAAGACGATTTTAACCCCGTTCCCGGGATTCTCGGAGGGTGTCAGAGGGTCTTCTGTACCGAGGACTCGGTGTCCATGATCTCCGAAGCGGCCACCTCAGGAACCAGAACTTACCTCCTGAGGGTCGGCAGAAAAAGGGGCTGGAGAAAGGTCCTTCAGGACATAACCATCAAGCTGGTGGAGTGGAAGGCCCTGAATGAAAAACACCTATGGGGAGCTCCAAGGTTCGATCGGATGATAGACAGGTTTCAGGAAAGGGGCCTGCTTACCGAGATGCCCTCGGACGTTATGGCCTGGCGTCCTATGCTGGACAGGCCTGCCGGTCTCTCCATAGACTTCAACGAGGCCCAAAGGGCAGCTCGGTGGATAGTGGAGAACTGGAGATGA
- the larC gene encoding nickel pincer cofactor biosynthesis protein LarC: MKTLYLDCFAGIAGDMFLGAIIDLGLFPVEGFIDAMKGLALDGYSISVEKGIRKGISGTDIKVIEEDHHHHGEGHHDHHHHRHLSDIIAILDRSTLPEDVRSRSALAFRLLAEAEAEVHGTDVESIHFHEVGAIDSIVDVVGGFMALHMAAIDRVCSSPVNVGSGTVKCAHGIMPVPAPATAKLLTGMPIVSQGDPIERTTPTGALILKVLCDSFGPMPSGTIKATGHGLGDKDTELPNLLRAVVIEEGRADTPWIPGQASVLEANLDDMNPQDLPIAMDHLFQAGAWDVFFTPIIMKKNRPGIRITCVGPVDLEEKLAETILRHTTSIGVRCRRESRYTLRREEKTELTSLGPVRMKSSFWGKELFQRTLEHDDLKDLSERHNIPLTELRDILTSELGG; encoded by the coding sequence ATGAAAACCCTGTATCTCGACTGTTTCGCCGGAATAGCGGGGGATATGTTTCTGGGAGCAATAATAGACCTAGGGCTCTTCCCCGTTGAGGGTTTTATCGATGCCATGAAGGGCCTGGCTCTGGACGGATACTCTATATCCGTCGAAAAAGGCATCAGGAAGGGCATTTCCGGTACGGACATCAAGGTAATCGAGGAAGATCACCATCATCACGGCGAAGGCCACCATGATCATCACCATCACCGTCATCTGTCGGACATAATCGCCATATTGGACCGCTCGACTCTGCCGGAGGACGTAAGGTCCCGCTCTGCCCTGGCCTTCAGGCTCCTGGCGGAGGCTGAGGCGGAGGTCCACGGCACCGATGTCGAATCGATCCACTTTCACGAGGTCGGTGCCATCGACTCTATCGTCGATGTGGTGGGGGGCTTTATGGCTTTACACATGGCGGCCATAGACAGGGTATGTTCCTCGCCGGTCAACGTAGGGTCGGGCACCGTCAAATGTGCCCACGGAATTATGCCCGTCCCAGCCCCTGCCACAGCAAAGCTCCTGACCGGAATGCCCATAGTATCTCAAGGGGACCCCATCGAGAGGACCACCCCCACCGGTGCGCTTATATTGAAGGTCCTCTGCGATTCGTTCGGACCTATGCCCTCTGGGACGATAAAGGCAACAGGCCACGGACTTGGGGACAAAGACACCGAACTTCCCAACCTGCTGAGGGCCGTCGTTATAGAGGAAGGCCGGGCAGACACCCCCTGGATACCGGGGCAGGCTTCCGTTTTAGAGGCCAACCTTGACGACATGAACCCCCAGGACCTTCCTATAGCCATGGATCACCTCTTTCAGGCCGGGGCCTGGGACGTATTCTTCACCCCGATCATCATGAAGAAAAATCGACCGGGAATCAGGATAACCTGTGTTGGCCCGGTGGATCTGGAGGAAAAGCTGGCGGAGACGATCCTCAGACACACAACCTCCATAGGGGTCCGTTGCAGGAGAGAGAGCCGTTACACCCTGAGAAGGGAGGAAAAAACCGAGCTGACCTCTCTAGGGCCGGTCAGGATGAAAAGTTCTTTCTGGGGAAAAGAGCTTTTCCAGAGAACTTTAGAACATGATGACTTGAAAGACCTGTCGGAAAGACATAACATACCCTTGACGGAGCTTAGAGATATTCTGACGTCAGAATTAGGGGGCTAA
- a CDS encoding glycosyltransferase family 4 protein, translating to MKIVHLLPGLEVGGVETHVVDLASEQARLGHQVTVISGGGRMVSQLHPDVTHITMAVHKKNPITGAICAVKLAWMARSKGWNVLHAHSRVPAWIAWWTSGLLGVPFIVTCHAIYSLNAGLTPYRHADGAICVSKAVMDHQRDWLPARTAVIKNGIPDPGVKWSPKEGAPFRFLFVGRLTKVKGIDFLISAFLPMANRHDWVLDIAGEGPLEEELREKVASSGLGDRISFLSYRDDVAELLAKSDCCLFPSRSEGAGLVLLTALAVGTPVIASDLPAFRETLDDGSLIPMEASTWTDRLANAIDHPNSPQPISPPRSIHDMAVEVQKLYSRFVI from the coding sequence ATGAAAATCGTCCACCTGCTCCCAGGGCTTGAGGTGGGAGGGGTGGAAACCCACGTGGTCGACCTGGCCTCCGAGCAGGCCAGGTTGGGCCACCAGGTCACGGTGATATCCGGGGGAGGCCGAATGGTGTCTCAGCTACACCCCGACGTCACCCACATAACCATGGCGGTTCACAAAAAAAACCCCATCACCGGAGCCATCTGCGCCGTCAAACTGGCGTGGATGGCCCGGTCTAAGGGCTGGAACGTGCTTCACGCTCACTCCAGGGTTCCCGCCTGGATAGCCTGGTGGACCTCGGGGCTCTTGGGAGTCCCCTTTATAGTGACCTGTCACGCCATATACTCGCTGAACGCCGGTCTAACCCCATACCGCCACGCGGATGGGGCTATCTGCGTTTCCAAGGCTGTCATGGACCATCAGAGGGACTGGCTCCCGGCCAGGACCGCCGTCATAAAAAACGGCATACCCGACCCTGGTGTGAAGTGGAGCCCGAAAGAGGGGGCTCCATTCAGGTTTCTGTTTGTCGGACGGCTCACGAAGGTGAAGGGAATTGATTTCCTTATATCGGCCTTCCTCCCGATGGCGAACAGGCATGACTGGGTCCTCGATATAGCGGGAGAGGGGCCACTTGAGGAAGAGCTCAGGGAAAAGGTGGCCTCCAGTGGTCTGGGAGACCGAATATCCTTCCTCAGCTACAGAGACGACGTGGCGGAGCTGCTGGCAAAAAGCGACTGCTGTCTATTTCCCTCCAGGAGCGAAGGGGCGGGGCTGGTCCTCCTGACCGCTCTAGCGGTGGGGACCCCGGTGATAGCCTCTGATCTGCCGGCCTTCAGGGAGACCCTGGACGATGGGTCCCTTATCCCCATGGAGGCCTCCACCTGGACCGACAGGCTAGCTAACGCCATAGACCACCCCAACAGCCCCCAGCCTATCTCACCTCCTAGGTCCATTCATGATATGGCTGTTGAGGTGCAAAAACTTTATTCAAGGTTCGTAATATAA
- a CDS encoding KpsF/GutQ family sugar-phosphate isomerase gives MMSLPSDRDCPVFDDQRLIEIGKKVLMDEAEALQTAASRLGSEIAKAARIVQGCRGRLVVSGLGKSGHVGRKIAATLASLGTPSFFLHSAEAAHGDLGMVRREDVALLISHSGRTTEVVKLIPFFRRLGAPVIALTGDLKSPLATGADVVLDASVEREADPLNLAPTSSTTLQLAIGDALAGVVTEMRCLKREDFALFHPAGSLGRQLLMTVADVMGSGPKLPMVQEKVTVKDALFEITSKNYGATTIVDDDGILKGVFTDGDLRRLIERQGVSCLEETISDVMSVGPRTIAKDSLAVEAVRIMQDVEVSVLIAVEDNRPVGMVHLHELLQAGLS, from the coding sequence ATGATGAGCCTCCCCAGCGACAGGGATTGTCCGGTCTTCGACGATCAAAGGCTTATAGAGATCGGGAAGAAAGTCCTCATGGACGAGGCGGAGGCCCTCCAGACCGCCGCCTCCAGGTTAGGGTCCGAGATAGCCAAAGCCGCCAGAATCGTCCAGGGCTGTAGGGGGAGGCTGGTGGTCTCGGGCCTCGGCAAATCGGGACACGTAGGCAGAAAAATAGCCGCCACCTTGGCCTCTTTGGGAACCCCCTCTTTCTTCCTCCACTCCGCCGAGGCCGCCCACGGCGACCTGGGAATGGTAAGGCGGGAGGACGTGGCGTTGCTTATCAGCCACAGCGGCAGGACCACCGAGGTGGTCAAGCTTATCCCCTTCTTTCGCAGGCTGGGAGCCCCTGTTATAGCCCTAACGGGAGACCTAAAGTCCCCTCTCGCCACCGGTGCCGACGTGGTTCTGGACGCATCGGTGGAGAGGGAGGCGGACCCCTTAAACCTGGCCCCCACAAGCAGCACAACGCTACAGCTCGCCATAGGCGACGCCCTAGCGGGAGTTGTCACCGAGATGAGATGCCTAAAGCGGGAGGACTTCGCCCTGTTCCATCCCGCCGGGAGCCTTGGAAGACAGCTACTCATGACCGTCGCCGACGTCATGGGCTCCGGGCCTAAGCTGCCGATGGTGCAAGAAAAGGTCACCGTCAAAGACGCCCTCTTCGAGATAACCAGCAAAAATTACGGAGCCACGACGATAGTGGACGATGACGGCATCCTGAAGGGGGTCTTCACCGACGGAGACCTCAGACGGCTGATAGAGAGGCAGGGGGTCTCCTGCCTTGAGGAGACCATTTCCGACGTAATGAGCGTAGGGCCCAGGACTATCGCCAAAGACAGCCTCGCCGTAGAGGCTGTTCGTATAATGCAGGACGTAGAGGTGTCTGTCCTCATAGCTGTGGAGGATAACCGGCCTGTGGGAATGGTCCACCTTCACGAGCTTCTACAGGCAGGTTTATCCTGA
- the kdsA gene encoding 3-deoxy-8-phosphooctulonate synthase, producing the protein MNVIKTDKISIGEGPLTIIGGPCSLESLDLAMETGKGIKQVCDELGLPYIFKASYDKANRTSIHSYRGPGLEKGLEWLSEIKSTLGVPVITDIHETYQAQPVAEVADVLQIPAFLCRQTDLLIAASRTGKILNVKKGQFLSPYDMKSVVTKCHEAGNDKVMLCERGTTMGYGQLVVDMRSLAIMRSMGCPVVFDATHSVQMPGGRGETSGGDRRFVPALARAAVAIGIDGLFLEVHPDPDKALSDGPNMIPLHHLKSVLTEIKALDQLVKSSLEVFDLSWEAREK; encoded by the coding sequence ATGAACGTTATAAAGACGGATAAGATATCTATCGGTGAAGGTCCACTGACCATCATAGGAGGTCCATGCTCCCTGGAGAGCCTGGACTTGGCTATGGAGACGGGGAAAGGCATAAAGCAGGTCTGCGACGAACTGGGCTTACCCTACATATTCAAAGCCTCCTACGACAAGGCCAACAGGACCTCCATCCACAGCTACCGTGGCCCGGGGCTGGAAAAAGGCCTTGAGTGGCTCTCCGAGATAAAAAGTACCTTAGGTGTGCCGGTCATAACCGACATCCACGAGACCTATCAGGCCCAGCCTGTGGCGGAGGTGGCCGACGTCCTTCAGATACCGGCGTTCCTCTGCCGTCAGACCGACTTGCTCATCGCCGCCTCTAGAACAGGAAAGATCCTAAACGTCAAAAAGGGGCAGTTCCTATCTCCCTACGACATGAAATCGGTGGTCACCAAGTGCCACGAGGCTGGCAACGACAAAGTCATGCTGTGCGAGAGGGGAACCACCATGGGATACGGCCAGCTCGTGGTGGACATGAGGTCTCTGGCCATAATGAGGTCAATGGGCTGCCCTGTTGTCTTCGACGCCACCCACAGCGTCCAGATGCCCGGCGGAAGGGGTGAGACCTCCGGCGGAGACAGGCGGTTCGTCCCAGCCCTCGCCAGGGCGGCGGTGGCCATAGGGATAGACGGACTGTTCCTTGAGGTCCATCCCGACCCAGATAAGGCCCTGAGCGACGGTCCAAACATGATACCTCTCCATCATCTAAAATCGGTGCTGACCGAGATAAAGGCTCTGGACCAGCTGGTGAAGTCGAGCCTGGAGGTATTCGACCTCTCCTGGGAGGCCCGGGAAAAATGA
- a CDS encoding DegT/DnrJ/EryC1/StrS family aminotransferase, translated as MYKVPLVKNTFLQEEETKKALSKFVLDAQILSMGAECRKFEESFAAYQGRARAVLFNSGGSANLALLQALKNMGKLKDEDLIGFSAVTWSTNTMPIIQLGMVPVALDCSRETLNVEPEELERCLKDHPLKALFITNALGFAGDLDTVRDICRDRGIILLEDNCESLGSELKGTKLGNFGLASTFSFFVSHHMSTIEGGMICTDDLELTAMLKLVRANGWDRNLEEGEKTAIRSQYLVQSELDAKYTFYDLGYNLRPTEITGFLGQQQLAHLPASVLKRQDNYVRVERAIKSNPDLLTLKRDHLTVLSNFAIPILCKTPELREKYGAKLERGGVEIRPLIAGNIQRQPFYGKYVPTSRELPDADFIHRCGLYCGNHPDYCHEELAILEDILGGGK; from the coding sequence GTGTATAAAGTCCCTCTGGTGAAAAACACCTTCCTCCAGGAGGAAGAGACAAAAAAAGCGCTGTCCAAGTTCGTCCTGGACGCCCAGATCCTGAGCATGGGCGCCGAATGTCGCAAGTTTGAAGAAAGTTTCGCTGCATATCAGGGACGGGCAAGGGCGGTGCTCTTCAACAGCGGAGGAAGCGCCAACCTAGCCCTCCTCCAGGCCCTTAAAAACATGGGGAAACTGAAAGACGAAGACCTTATAGGCTTCTCCGCGGTCACATGGTCCACTAACACCATGCCCATAATACAGCTGGGAATGGTCCCTGTGGCCTTAGACTGCTCCAGGGAGACATTGAACGTCGAGCCTGAGGAGCTTGAAAGATGCCTTAAAGACCACCCCCTGAAAGCCCTCTTCATAACCAACGCCCTGGGCTTTGCTGGAGACCTGGATACCGTGCGGGACATCTGCCGGGACAGGGGAATAATCCTCCTAGAGGACAACTGCGAATCCCTGGGTTCCGAGCTGAAGGGGACGAAGCTCGGCAACTTCGGCCTCGCCTCCACCTTCTCCTTCTTCGTCTCTCACCACATGTCCACCATCGAGGGAGGCATGATCTGCACCGACGACCTGGAGCTGACCGCCATGCTGAAGCTGGTCCGTGCCAACGGCTGGGATAGAAACCTGGAGGAAGGGGAAAAAACCGCCATCCGGTCGCAATATCTGGTTCAGTCCGAACTGGACGCCAAATACACCTTCTACGACCTGGGCTACAACCTCAGGCCGACGGAGATAACCGGATTTTTAGGCCAACAACAGCTAGCCCACCTTCCTGCCTCGGTCCTCAAAAGACAGGATAACTACGTCAGGGTGGAGAGGGCCATAAAGTCCAACCCAGACCTCCTGACCTTAAAGAGGGACCACCTGACGGTCCTCTCCAACTTCGCCATACCAATACTGTGCAAAACCCCGGAGCTGAGGGAAAAATACGGCGCAAAGCTGGAACGAGGGGGAGTGGAGATAAGGCCCTTAATAGCTGGCAACATCCAAAGGCAGCCCTTCTACGGCAAATACGTCCCCACAAGCAGGGAACTTCCTGACGCCGACTTTATCCACCGCTGTGGCCTCTACTGCGGCAACCACCCGGACTACTGCCATGAGGAACTCGCCATCCTGGAGGACATACTGGGGGGAGGAAAATGA
- a CDS encoding glycosyltransferase N-terminal domain-containing protein: MSLSIGLYRCAAALTFSAASPWLSRKYSGQGLSERKGLYDRALIDTLRQRGRPLWVHSVSVGEVQSASPFLRLAKGDTKRPLILSTITATGREMAGRILEGVPDRTIYYPWDSPFIVDRALDSIRPKAYVTVETEIWPSMIWEMKRRGIPSFMVNGRFSEKTLRSMRKIAPFWRDVLSCYSTIMVRSDSDRDGLMSLGVNGGRIEVTGDCKLDGLMERKASMDLSELSWISKGQGPLIVAGSTHQGEDQIVIDAFRKVLNHHPDARLVVVPRHPDRAQDVANVAWDTGPVCLYSCPVSGWRTMVVDKIGVLFGLYSLADAAFVGGSLVPKGGQNIMEPAIWGVPFCQGPYNDDFVQATEELFALGVGTSVADSDSMARAFLDDLDPERKRQVTECCEGYFSGGKEAAKRSWEIVSSCL, translated from the coding sequence ATGTCTCTGTCTATAGGATTATACCGGTGTGCCGCCGCTCTGACGTTCTCCGCAGCCTCCCCCTGGCTTAGTCGTAAATACTCCGGCCAGGGCCTTTCGGAGAGAAAGGGCCTTTACGACAGGGCCCTTATCGACACCCTCAGACAACGTGGAAGACCCCTCTGGGTCCACTCTGTCTCGGTGGGAGAGGTTCAATCGGCGTCCCCTTTCCTCAGGCTCGCCAAAGGTGACACCAAAAGGCCTCTCATCCTCTCCACCATAACCGCAACAGGGAGGGAGATGGCGGGCAGGATTCTGGAGGGAGTCCCCGACCGGACCATCTACTACCCCTGGGACAGCCCCTTTATCGTCGATAGGGCCCTGGACTCCATAAGACCTAAAGCCTACGTCACCGTTGAGACGGAGATATGGCCCTCGATGATCTGGGAGATGAAGAGGCGAGGAATACCGTCCTTCATGGTCAACGGACGTTTTTCCGAAAAGACCCTCCGATCCATGAGGAAGATAGCCCCCTTTTGGCGGGATGTCCTCTCCTGCTATAGCACCATAATGGTTCGTTCCGACTCCGACAGGGATGGGCTGATGTCCTTAGGTGTGAACGGAGGCAGGATAGAGGTTACCGGCGACTGTAAGCTGGACGGCCTGATGGAGCGAAAGGCCTCTATGGACCTCTCGGAACTGAGCTGGATATCGAAGGGCCAGGGGCCTCTCATAGTAGCCGGGAGCACCCATCAGGGGGAGGACCAGATCGTCATAGACGCGTTCAGAAAGGTCCTTAACCACCATCCCGATGCTCGGCTTGTCGTAGTGCCGAGACACCCGGACAGGGCCCAGGACGTGGCAAACGTCGCATGGGACACCGGACCTGTCTGTCTCTACAGCTGCCCGGTGTCCGGCTGGCGGACCATGGTGGTGGATAAAATAGGGGTCCTCTTCGGACTCTACTCCCTGGCGGATGCCGCCTTTGTCGGAGGTAGCCTGGTTCCTAAAGGGGGCCAGAACATAATGGAGCCAGCGATATGGGGTGTACCCTTCTGTCAGGGCCCCTACAACGACGACTTCGTCCAGGCCACAGAGGAACTTTTCGCACTAGGAGTAGGGACCTCTGTCGCCGACTCGGACTCTATGGCCAGAGCCTTTCTGGACGATCTGGACCCCGAAAGAAAGCGACAGGTAACGGAATGCTGTGAGGGCTACTTCTCCGGCGGAAAGGAAGCCGCCAAACGATCCTGGGAGATAGTGTCCTCTTGTCTTTGA
- the gmd gene encoding GDP-mannose 4,6-dehydratase: protein MKKALITGITGQDGAYLSEFLLCKGYEVHGMKRRSSLFNTGRIDHLFSDPHEESRGLILHYGDLTDSSNIIRLLQEIKPDEIYNLAAQSHVKVSFETPEYTANGDGLGVLRILEAIRILGLEKTTRFYQASTSELYGKVQEIPQRETTPFYPRSPYAAAKLYGYWITVNYREAYGIYGCNGILFNHESPLRGETFVTRKITRAVARISLGLQDKIYLGNMDAKRDWGHARDYVEAMWLMLQQDTPDDYVVATGETHSVREFVELSFKEIGIPIEWRGTGVDEVGFDPSTGKVLVEIDPRYFRPTEVELLLGDPTKAKEMLGWERRVTFSELVKEMVSHDLDLFKKDILCRDAGYQVCPSIEDLS, encoded by the coding sequence ATGAAAAAAGCGTTGATAACCGGCATAACCGGACAGGATGGAGCGTACCTGTCGGAGTTCCTACTCTGCAAGGGCTACGAGGTTCACGGAATGAAGAGGCGGTCGTCTTTGTTCAATACCGGCAGGATAGACCACCTGTTCAGCGACCCTCACGAGGAAAGCCGGGGACTGATTCTCCACTACGGCGACCTGACCGACTCTTCCAATATAATCAGGCTCCTCCAGGAGATAAAGCCCGACGAGATATACAACCTGGCGGCACAAAGCCACGTCAAGGTATCCTTTGAGACGCCGGAGTACACCGCTAACGGTGACGGACTGGGAGTCCTTCGTATCCTGGAGGCCATCCGCATACTGGGGCTGGAGAAGACGACACGCTTCTACCAGGCGTCCACCAGCGAGCTCTACGGCAAGGTCCAGGAGATTCCCCAGAGGGAGACCACCCCCTTCTACCCCAGAAGCCCCTACGCGGCCGCCAAGCTCTACGGCTACTGGATCACCGTCAACTACCGGGAGGCATACGGCATCTACGGCTGTAACGGCATACTGTTCAACCACGAATCACCCCTTCGGGGAGAGACCTTCGTCACCAGAAAGATCACCAGGGCTGTCGCTCGGATCTCCCTGGGCCTTCAGGACAAAATATACCTGGGCAACATGGACGCCAAACGGGACTGGGGCCACGCAAGAGACTACGTCGAGGCCATGTGGCTCATGCTCCAGCAGGACACCCCCGACGACTATGTCGTCGCCACAGGGGAAACCCACTCGGTCAGGGAGTTCGTTGAGCTCTCCTTCAAAGAAATTGGGATACCCATAGAGTGGCGTGGAACAGGGGTGGACGAGGTAGGATTCGACCCCTCCACCGGAAAGGTCCTGGTCGAGATCGACCCCAGATACTTCAGGCCCACGGAGGTGGAGCTTCTCCTAGGCGACCCCACCAAGGCAAAGGAGATGCTGGGCTGGGAGAGGCGAGTCACGTTCTCCGAGCTGGTCAAGGAAATGGTCTCCCACGACCTGGACCTGTTCAAAAAAGACATCCTCTGCCGGGACGCAGGATACCAGGTATGCCCCTCCATAGAGGACCTGTCTTGA
- the kdsB gene encoding 3-deoxy-manno-octulosonate cytidylyltransferase has translation MEIVVVIPARYGSSRLPGKPLCDLGGKPVVQHVYERASKARGVGRALVATDDERIAKAVRSFDGEVVMTSRDHPNGTCRVAEAVKDIDCDGVINVQGDEPFIDPVLIEQLVTAMESNPNIPMFSLRYPLEENEWDNPNRVKVVVGSGDMALYFSRYPIPYRRVPGCPVYGHLGIYGYRRDFLDLYSKMDSTPLSESESLEQLRALEQGYPIMVPLAKGNHAPGIDTQSDLDWARSVIGGNKP, from the coding sequence GTGGAGATAGTCGTAGTCATTCCCGCCAGATACGGCTCTTCCCGACTGCCCGGCAAGCCCCTGTGTGACCTAGGGGGCAAGCCGGTCGTTCAGCACGTATACGAAAGGGCCTCAAAGGCCAGAGGTGTGGGGAGGGCTTTGGTCGCAACAGACGACGAGCGGATCGCGAAAGCGGTCCGCTCCTTCGATGGGGAAGTCGTCATGACCTCCAGAGACCACCCTAACGGTACCTGCCGAGTAGCTGAGGCGGTTAAGGACATAGACTGCGACGGCGTGATAAACGTCCAGGGAGACGAGCCATTTATAGATCCTGTCCTGATAGAGCAGTTGGTAACAGCTATGGAGAGCAATCCAAATATCCCTATGTTCTCTCTCAGATACCCTCTGGAGGAAAACGAATGGGACAACCCCAACAGGGTAAAAGTGGTCGTAGGGAGTGGAGACATGGCCCTCTACTTCAGCCGCTATCCCATTCCCTATCGTCGAGTGCCAGGCTGTCCGGTGTACGGCCATCTGGGGATATACGGCTACCGTCGGGACTTTCTGGACCTATACTCCAAGATGGACTCCACCCCACTTTCGGAAAGCGAGTCGCTGGAGCAGCTCAGGGCACTGGAGCAGGGCTACCCCATAATGGTTCCTCTTGCAAAAGGAAACCACGCCCCCGGCATAGACACCCAGTCGGACCTGGACTGGGCCAGATCGGTCATAGGAGGAAACAAACCATGA